In one Notolabrus celidotus isolate fNotCel1 chromosome 1, fNotCel1.pri, whole genome shotgun sequence genomic region, the following are encoded:
- the pmela gene encoding premelanosome protein a, whose amino-acid sequence MRTLVLGLLVATFAYSSAIGSKPKYQFTRYHSWNTRLYPLWKDGDQRYKNAWKGGDVTFDVKNDSPTLTGAKATFTINLNFPQNQTQLSNGQVVWARNCTVDGQNYTKGQLVYTDNDHGHDRTKVFPNGAAFHEGKDKKNRYVYVWKAWGRYWQVADGPSSSLSLNTRDTPLGSYNMEVVIYHCRSKDKFIPLGYASTVFTVTDQVPFTMSLTQVSDVNQEDQNFIQKKAIAFSVRIHDPSQYLNTADISFSWDFGDSSGTLISRELTVTHAYLDAGTFKPQVVLMATIPQTCGSPTVVAPIDSSAASEVVISPTVAAIPTAPAEEGDMAQDLPASDAPSLAASLLPPAAGQETEDAGDSAAVAVASVAPAVNAAVVPEEQDPAITVAPAAGADVAAVATVAAAAAGEVANAATAAPVEPAAITDAAEAIVDTVAVDPVAEGDVAVEVAAVVTVAPAVEGDLDDVEVAAAVTVVPAVEGDLDDVEVAAAVTVVPAVEGDLDDVEVAAVVTVAAIAPEQEATVAPEATVIDAAVEVVQDETEAPVEEIIVTVVTQATAVVEAVTANAEAEAAAAENVVAATAVAPTDPAQVALIVAKRDVADLIADCNVYRYGSIATSLDVVQAIESVEIVQMSGVLSLATTLDQNAVDVTVICQGSLPREVCTVISDADCVTPMETVCTEARPSPDCQMIIRSFFNDTGVFCINVSLTNDVSFAEASARVSVSLASTGSPAGTAVTVLGVMVLACVACCLALMYRRFKQYQPLREDSPYDNGGSSGVTSVPMLLWNLLSRQSAGESRPLLHGRIV is encoded by the exons ATGAGGACGCTGGTACTGGGGCTGCTGGTTGCGACTTTTGCATATTCATCTGCAATTGGGTCAA AGCCTAAATATCAGTTCACACGTTACCACTCGTGGAACACACGGCTGTATCCGTTGTGGAAAGATGGAGACCAGAGATACAAGAACGCATGGAAAG GTGGTGACGTAACTTTTGATGTAAAAAACGATTCACCCACCCTAACTGGAGCAAAAGCAACCTTCACTATTAATCTGAACTTCCCACAGAACCAGACCCAGCTCTCTAATGGGCAGGTGGTCTGGGCAAGAAACTGCACTGTTGACG GGCAAAACTATACCAAAGGTCAGCTCGTGTATACTGACAATGACCATGGCCATGACAGGACCAAAGTTTTCCCAAATGGTGCAGCGTTTCACGAGGGCAAGGACAAGAAGAACCGCTATGTTTATGTGTGGAAAGCATGGG GGCGTTACTGGCAGGTTGCAGATGGACCGTCCTCCTCCCTCAGTCTCAACACACGTGATACCCCCCTGGGTTCCTACAACATGGAGGTTGTCATCTATCACTGCCGCAGCAAAGACAAGTTCATCCCTCTTGGCTACGCCTCCACTGTCTTCACAGTCACGG ACCAAGTTCCCTTCACCATGTCCCTTACTCAAGTCAGTGATGTGAACCAGGAGGACCAGAATTTCATCCAGAAGAAAGCCATCGCATTCAGTGTCAGGATCCACGATCCAAGCCAGTACCTCAACACCGCCGACATCAGCTTCAGCTGGGACTTTGGTGACAGCAGTGGTACGCTGATCTCCAGAGAGCTCACAGTCACACACGCATACCTCGATGCAGGGACATTCAAACCTCAGGTGGTCCTGATGGCAACCATCCCTCAAACCTGTGGAAGTCCAACTGTTG TTGCTCCTATCGACTCCTCAGCTGCTTCAGAAGTTGTGATTTCCCCAACCGTTGCTGCTATCCCGACTGCACCAGCTGAAGAAGGAGACATGGCTCAAGATCTCCCTGCTTCTGACGCCCCTTCACTCGCCGCCTCCTTGCTACCACCTGCAGCGGGCCAAGAAACAGAAGATGCAGGAGACTCAGCTGCAGTAGCTGTTGCTTCAGTCGCTCCAGCAGTCAATGCAGCTGTTGTTCCAGAGGAGCAAGATCCCGCCATCACTGTTGCCCCTGCTGCAGGAGCAGATGTTGCAGCCGTTGCTACAgttgcagcagcagcggcaggtGAGGTGGCCAATGCTGCTACAGCTGCTCCAGTAGAACCTGCAGCCATTACAGACGCAGCTGAAGCAATTGTAGATACTGTTGCTGTTGACCCTGTTGCAGAGGGAGATGTTGCAGTTGAGGTTGCTGCGGTTGtcactgttgctcctgctgttgaGGGAGATTTGGATGACGTTGAGGTTGCTGCGGCTGTCACTGTTGTTCCTGCTGTAGAGGGAGATTTGGATGATGTTGAGGTTGCTGCAGCTGTCACTGTTGTTCCTGCTGTAGAGGGAGATTTGGATGATGTTGAGGTTGCTGCGGTTGTCACTGTTGCAGCAATAGCTCCAGAGCAAGAAGCTACTGTTGCACCCGAGGCCACTGTTATTGATGCTGCTGTAGAGGTTGTCCAGGATGAAACAGAAGCCCCTGTGGAAGAAATCATTGTTACTGTTGTCACTCAGGCCACAGCTGTCGTAGAGGCAGTGACAGCTAATGCAGAGGctgaagcagcagctgcagagaatGTCGTTGCAGCGACTGCTGTAGCTCCTACAG ATCCAGCACAAGTTGCCCTCATTGTGGCAAAGAGAGACGTAGCCGATCTAATAGCTGACTGCAATGTCTACCGTTATGGCTCCATTGCCACTTCCTTAGATGTTGTCC AGGCCATTGAAAGTGTAGAGATTGTACAGATGTCTGGTGTTCTGTCACTGGCAACCACGTTGGATCAGAATGCTGTGGACGTCACTGTCATCTGTCAGGGAAG TCTGCCAAGAGAGGTGTGCACAGTCATTTCAGATGCTGACTGTGTTACACCGATGGAAACAGTCTGCACTGAAGCCAGACCCTCTCCAGACTGTCAAATGATCATTCGCTCTTTCTTCAATGACACTGGAGTGTTTTGCATCAACGTCTCTTTGACTAATGATGTCAGTTTTGCTGAAGCAAGTGCCAGAGTCAGTGTATCACTAG CCTCCACAGGTTCCCCAGCAGGAACTGCAGTCACAGTCCTGGGTGTGATGGTTCTCGCATGTGTGGCCTGTTGTTTGGCTCTGATGTACAG GCGATTCAAGCAGTACCAGCCACTCAGAGAGGACAGTCCTTACGATAACGGAGGTAGCTCAGGTGTAACATCAGTGCCAATGTTGTTGTGGAACTTGTTGAGCCGACAGTCAGCAGGAGAAAGTCGTCCACTGCTTCATGGGAGGATTGTCTAA